A stretch of [Clostridium] innocuum DNA encodes these proteins:
- a CDS encoding Gx transporter family protein, which yields MSRTQRMTTITMLTAISILFHMIESMIPVPVPVPGFKLGLANIVALIAYYLFDAKVMLSVNLMRVVLASLLRGMLFGTGFWLSMCGVLLSTLACILARRTPMSIYGVSVAGSSAHAIGQVIAVTLIYQQFFMQAILPVLILLGIPTGLFVAHVAKAVLKRIHIE from the coding sequence ATGAGCCGTACACAGAGGATGACAACGATTACGATGCTGACGGCTATCAGTATTCTCTTTCATATGATCGAATCCATGATTCCCGTGCCGGTTCCGGTGCCGGGATTCAAGCTGGGTCTGGCCAATATTGTCGCTCTGATCGCATATTATCTGTTTGATGCCAAGGTGATGCTCTCTGTCAACCTCATGCGGGTCGTGCTGGCCTCTTTGCTGAGAGGGATGCTGTTTGGCACCGGCTTCTGGCTTTCCATGTGCGGTGTACTGCTGTCGACACTTGCCTGTATCCTTGCCAGAAGAACACCGATGAGTATTTACGGTGTCAGTGTGGCGGGAAGCAGTGCGCATGCCATTGGACAGGTGATTGCAGTAACGCTGATTTATCAGCAATTCTTTATGCAGGCGATCCTGCCGGTATTGATTCTGCTGGGCATCCCGACGGGACTGTTTGTGGCACATGTCGCAAAAGCAGTTCTGAAACGAATACACATAGAATGA
- the lspA gene encoding lipoprotein signal peptidase: protein MKAKHILMMAAVLLLDQLSKWGVQTSMQIDESFDVIPGFFRITYLHNTGAAWSMLEGKMVFFYLISIVFLIGMLYFYRTTDHRDRLTRIGVVLMMAGTLGNFIDRLIFQYVRDFLDFIIFGYDFPVFNVADISLCVGVGLIVLSMVLETYGGRRICAK from the coding sequence ATGAAGGCTAAGCATATTCTGATGATGGCGGCAGTACTACTGCTGGATCAGCTGAGCAAGTGGGGCGTGCAGACGTCCATGCAAATAGATGAGAGCTTTGACGTAATTCCGGGATTTTTCAGAATTACGTATCTGCACAATACAGGGGCAGCCTGGAGCATGCTGGAAGGAAAGATGGTTTTCTTTTATCTGATTTCCATTGTTTTTCTGATTGGCATGCTGTATTTTTACCGTACTACAGATCACAGGGACAGACTGACACGCATTGGTGTGGTATTGATGATGGCCGGTACACTGGGAAATTTTATTGATCGTCTTATTTTCCAGTATGTTCGTGATTTTCTGGATTTCATTATCTTCGGATATGATTTTCCGGTATTCAACGTCGCTGACATATCACTTTGTGTCGGTGTAGGGCTCATTGTTTTATCAATGGTTCTGGAAACATATGGAGGTCGTAGGATATGCGCGAAATAA
- a CDS encoding CatB-related O-acetyltransferase, with amino-acid sequence MNKHLIYPRSGDPNTVYIKNVITRPGITAGDFSMYNDHARDPRDFEKHNVLYQYPVNRDRLIIGKFCSIACGAKFLFNSANHALQSLSTYPFPIFFEEWQLKPENVQDAWDNKGDIVIGNDVWIGYEAVILAGVTIGDGAIIGTRALVTRDVAPYTIVGGVPAREIRRRFPEETIAELLALKWWDWPVELIQSNMTALQRGDIRQLKEAQSTI; translated from the coding sequence ATGAATAAACATCTGATTTATCCACGCAGCGGTGATCCAAATACCGTCTATATCAAAAATGTCATAACCCGACCGGGAATTACGGCAGGTGATTTTTCGATGTACAATGACCATGCACGAGATCCCCGTGATTTTGAAAAGCATAACGTTTTATACCAGTACCCTGTCAACCGCGATCGCCTGATCATCGGTAAATTCTGTTCCATCGCCTGCGGTGCAAAATTTTTATTTAATAGTGCGAATCATGCACTGCAGTCCCTGTCAACCTATCCCTTCCCCATTTTTTTCGAAGAGTGGCAGCTAAAGCCGGAGAATGTGCAAGATGCATGGGATAATAAGGGAGATATCGTAATTGGCAATGATGTATGGATCGGATACGAAGCAGTGATACTGGCCGGTGTTACGATCGGTGACGGCGCCATTATCGGAACACGGGCGCTTGTCACAAGGGATGTTGCGCCCTATACCATCGTCGGCGGTGTGCCTGCCAGAGAAATACGGCGGCGCTTTCCCGAGGAAACCATAGCAGAGCTGCTTGCCCTGAAATGGTGGGACTGGCCTGTCGAGCTTATCCAAAGCAATATGACGGCCTTACAACGTGGTGATATCCGACAATTAAAAGAAGCACAGAGCACCATATGA
- a CDS encoding ABC transporter ATP-binding protein, whose amino-acid sequence MKKIRFVWRYVRPYRYQFVLILLDVAIYSLFMLAAPLIISWMIDNIIKGVPFENAFLQQLVDMAGGMQALQSHLWIGSVLVVASYLMVAFAINRRSMHAGNVAETLALNVRNDLYDHLQKLPFSYHKSRDSGDLIQRSTSDIETVRRFLANQFSEMLFAMLNVTLAALILFSRSVKLTLVSIALIPLILIASYVFFSKAKKIFLECDLAESSMTTVLQENLNAMRVVKAFHQEQHEIDKFEEANDAYRKKYFDLMHALALFWSGTDFLGQMQILVMIVFGIGMALQGELSVGTFFVFVMYESTIVWPLRQLGRILSDLGKVSVSITRIEEVLNEEAEDLESGLRPDISGNICFDHVSFRYEDGSWHTLHDLSFTIREGERIAIMGPTGSGKSSLVHLLSGIYDYDRGSITINGVELRNIAKSWLRRHVQIVLQEPFLFSKTIYENIHLSDHHAMKEDVVEAARMSCIHNDIEDFDQGYETMVGEKGVTLSGGQKQRVAIARSLLAKSPIMVFDDSLSALDMKTDAMIQEALQDIRYSMTMLMITHRVASAQNADRILVLEHGRLVQEGTHEELIKQDGLYRRIYEIQKEGGEAYGTAHHEGTGV is encoded by the coding sequence ATGAAAAAAATACGATTTGTATGGAGATATGTACGGCCGTACCGTTATCAGTTTGTACTGATTTTACTGGATGTGGCAATATATTCCCTATTTATGCTGGCTGCACCGCTGATCATTTCCTGGATGATCGACAATATCATTAAGGGGGTACCGTTTGAAAATGCTTTTTTGCAGCAGCTGGTGGATATGGCAGGCGGTATGCAGGCTCTACAGTCCCATTTGTGGATCGGCTCCGTTCTGGTAGTGGCAAGCTATCTTATGGTTGCCTTTGCTATCAACCGCAGAAGTATGCATGCCGGTAATGTTGCGGAAACATTGGCGCTGAATGTGCGGAATGATTTATATGACCATTTGCAGAAGCTGCCGTTTTCCTATCATAAAAGCAGGGACAGCGGGGATTTGATTCAGCGAAGCACCTCAGATATCGAAACAGTGCGCAGATTTCTGGCCAATCAGTTTTCCGAGATGCTGTTTGCGATGTTAAATGTCACTCTGGCAGCGCTGATTTTATTCAGCCGCAGTGTGAAGCTGACGCTGGTATCCATTGCACTGATTCCGCTGATTCTGATAGCGAGCTATGTGTTTTTCTCCAAGGCGAAGAAGATTTTTCTGGAATGCGATCTTGCGGAAAGCTCCATGACAACCGTGCTGCAGGAAAATCTGAATGCTATGCGCGTAGTAAAGGCGTTTCATCAGGAGCAGCATGAAATTGATAAATTCGAAGAGGCGAATGATGCATATCGCAAGAAATATTTTGATTTGATGCATGCTTTGGCACTGTTTTGGAGCGGTACGGATTTTCTGGGACAGATGCAGATTCTGGTCATGATTGTTTTCGGTATCGGTATGGCGCTGCAGGGAGAGCTGAGTGTCGGTACATTCTTTGTATTTGTGATGTATGAGAGTACCATTGTGTGGCCGCTGCGTCAGCTTGGAAGGATTTTGTCCGATCTTGGCAAGGTCAGCGTTTCCATCACACGAATCGAGGAGGTGCTGAATGAGGAGGCGGAGGATCTGGAGAGTGGACTGCGACCGGACATCAGCGGAAATATCTGCTTCGATCATGTAAGCTTTCGTTATGAGGATGGAAGTTGGCATACGCTGCATGATCTGTCGTTTACCATTCGTGAGGGAGAACGTATTGCCATCATGGGGCCGACGGGGAGCGGAAAATCCAGTCTGGTGCATCTGCTGAGCGGCATCTATGACTATGATCGGGGCAGCATAACCATCAACGGCGTGGAGCTGCGCAATATTGCCAAATCGTGGCTGCGCCGTCATGTGCAGATCGTTTTGCAGGAGCCGTTTCTGTTTTCTAAGACGATTTATGAGAATATCCATCTGTCCGACCATCATGCGATGAAGGAGGATGTCGTGGAGGCTGCCCGAATGTCCTGTATTCACAATGATATCGAGGATTTTGATCAGGGCTATGAAACGATGGTGGGGGAAAAGGGTGTTACCCTGTCCGGGGGACAGAAGCAGCGTGTGGCAATCGCACGTTCCCTGCTGGCGAAAAGTCCGATCATGGTGTTTGATGATTCTCTGTCTGCACTGGATATGAAAACGGATGCGATGATACAGGAAGCCCTGCAGGATATCCGCTATTCCATGACGATGCTCATGATCACTCATCGTGTGGCTTCCGCACAGAATGCCGATCGTATCCTTGTTTTAGAGCATGGACGACTGGTACAGGAAGGAACGCACGAGGAGCTGATCAAACAGGACGGCTTATATCGCAGAATTTATGAAATTCAGAAGGAGGGAGGTGAGGCATATGGCACAGCGCATCATGAAGGAACAGGAGTTTGA
- a CDS encoding DUF1700 domain-containing protein — MTKDEFLRLLDRKLDVINERERRDIIDEYRTHIEMKMKEGKTEEEAIEDFGNIDELVDDILDAYKINTDRVNRSFDTKLNRFMDDLFNGFQRFLGSFTSLQMDDVVRLVFEILVILILLAVLHIPFRMISSLGSSLLHSVAGFGIGSLLAAIWKFIIGVAYVAIFVVVLVNLCTKRLNRYRSHSKNGDGASVFEDFKESFDFDFDHAKKTVHFFTNDRSTRRETVYDEHDDVKYQERAAQREETDDSFDEYEDESMYEEPRRREYRRSYEGEHIERGVTSVATILMRIFFCLMMIPFVGIIVALCCALGAMIVLSFEGLTLFGAYFIVIGALVATGGFLSLLYSVLWRRG, encoded by the coding sequence ATGACGAAAGATGAATTTCTGCGATTGCTGGATCGCAAGCTGGATGTTATCAATGAAAGGGAACGACGAGATATCATTGATGAGTACCGCACACATATTGAAATGAAAATGAAGGAAGGAAAAACGGAGGAAGAGGCAATCGAGGATTTCGGTAATATCGATGAGCTGGTGGATGATATTCTGGATGCTTATAAAATCAATACGGACCGTGTCAACCGATCCTTTGATACCAAGCTGAACCGCTTTATGGATGATCTGTTCAACGGCTTTCAGCGGTTTCTGGGCTCTTTCACCTCCCTGCAGATGGATGATGTCGTACGCCTTGTATTCGAAATCCTTGTGATACTGATTCTGCTGGCTGTTCTGCATATTCCCTTCCGCATGATTTCCTCTTTGGGAAGCAGTCTGCTGCATTCCGTGGCAGGCTTTGGAATCGGAAGTCTGCTGGCTGCTATTTGGAAATTTATTATCGGTGTCGCCTATGTGGCAATCTTTGTTGTAGTGCTGGTTAACCTGTGCACAAAACGACTGAACCGTTATCGCAGTCATTCGAAAAACGGAGACGGTGCCAGTGTGTTTGAAGACTTTAAAGAAAGCTTTGATTTTGATTTTGATCACGCCAAAAAGACGGTGCATTTCTTTACAAATGATCGCAGCACGCGTCGGGAAACGGTATATGATGAGCATGATGATGTGAAGTATCAGGAAAGAGCTGCACAGCGTGAGGAAACAGATGATTCATTTGATGAATATGAGGATGAGAGCATGTATGAGGAGCCGCGCAGAAGAGAGTATCGCCGTTCCTATGAAGGGGAGCATATCGAACGCGGTGTGACAAGTGTTGCGACGATTCTGATGCGAATCTTCTTCTGTCTGATGATGATTCCTTTTGTCGGTATCATCGTGGCATTGTGCTGTGCGCTGGGTGCGATGATTGTGCTCAGCTTTGAAGGACTGACCCTGTTTGGTGCCTACTTTATCGTTATTGGCGCATTGGTGGCAACCGGAGGCTTTCTATCACTGCTGTACAGCGTTTTATGGAGAAGGGGGTAG
- a CDS encoding PadR family transcriptional regulator — protein sequence MNTQFKKGVLELIVLLCVYKKDMYGYELVSEVSKVINVNEGTIYPLLKRLTNEHYFETYLSESTEGPPRKYYRITGNGKTRTTELLQEWNEFHEQVSRFIKESEIDDER from the coding sequence GTGAACACACAATTCAAGAAGGGTGTTCTGGAACTGATTGTGCTGCTTTGCGTATATAAAAAGGATATGTACGGATATGAGCTGGTGTCCGAGGTCAGTAAGGTGATCAATGTGAATGAGGGAACCATCTACCCGCTGCTGAAGCGTCTGACCAATGAGCACTATTTTGAAACCTACCTCAGTGAATCCACAGAGGGACCTCCGCGAAAATATTATCGCATAACCGGGAATGGAAAAACGAGGACAACGGAGCTGCTGCAGGAATGGAATGAATTCCATGAACAGGTCAGCAGATTTATAAAGGAGAGTGAAATCGATGACGAAAGATGA
- a CDS encoding deoxyuridine 5'-triphosphate nucleotidohydrolase: protein MERIAKFHKVSMQQFEKDWSAAFPEVTATEIQRIYEELRLPVRATRGSAGYDFFAPAAFTLKPRETLKIPTGIRAEIQEGWVLQLFPRSSLGFTYRLQFNNTVGIIDSDYFESDNEGHIFIKLMNDSTQGKIVQLRANDGFAQGIFLPFGICEDDAAQEQRNGGFGSTNK, encoded by the coding sequence ATGGAGAGAATAGCAAAATTTCATAAGGTGAGCATGCAGCAGTTTGAGAAGGACTGGAGTGCAGCATTTCCCGAAGTGACGGCGACAGAAATACAGCGGATATACGAGGAGTTAAGGCTTCCTGTACGTGCGACTCGAGGCTCGGCAGGCTACGATTTTTTCGCGCCGGCGGCATTTACGCTGAAACCGAGGGAAACATTGAAAATACCCACCGGAATTCGTGCGGAAATTCAGGAGGGCTGGGTGCTGCAGCTGTTTCCACGCAGTTCACTGGGCTTTACCTATCGTTTGCAGTTTAACAACACAGTAGGAATTATCGACAGCGACTATTTTGAAAGCGACAACGAAGGGCATATTTTCATTAAGCTGATGAATGATTCAACGCAGGGGAAAATCGTACAGCTTCGCGCAAACGACGGCTTTGCACAGGGGATTTTTCTTCCGTTTGGAATCTGTGAGGATGATGCTGCACAGGAACAGCGTAACGGCGGCTTTGGGAGTACGAATAAATAA
- a CDS encoding ABC transporter ATP-binding protein, with translation MAQRIMKEQEFESDVFDRGTWQKVFQLLWEHKKSVIPLIFFNTILAVTDVIMPLLNRYALNTYVDDRTGADTLTVFILVYVMMILAQCLLVYLFFRLAARVESDFGKNLREKCFRKLQEQTFSYFDRTANGWLMARITSDTARLAETLAWAFVDVVWGIFVMLGISVVMLLVNWQMALCVLVVVPLLWFVSLYFQRRILSAQRQSRKANSRITASFAEGINGAKTTKTLGIEQQNYDEFEKKTDAMKRYSMRALRINAIFQPIVYLLSAVVIALLLYVGGEQVLLKTIQFGTLAMFINYAQLFFDPLKQIARVLAEIQMAQASAERVVALLEEEIEITDYPDVIERYGTLLEEHSEAYEPLQGDVVFDHVNFYYYENEPVLRDFCLHVAKGQTVALVGETGSGKSTIVNLLCRFYEPCSGRILMDGKNLRERSVGWLHSHIGYVLQTPNLFSGTIRDNIRYGRRDASDEEVEQVARLIQAHDFISRMEKGYDSEVGEGGDRLSTGQKQLISFARAMLCDPAIVILDEATSSIDTESEKAIQYAMDQLLHGRTSFVVAHRLSTIVSADIIVVLQHGVIIEQGTHEELMAKQGYYYELFTSQYRQERIQRSMK, from the coding sequence ATGGCACAGCGCATCATGAAGGAACAGGAGTTTGAGAGTGATGTATTTGACCGCGGTACCTGGCAGAAGGTTTTCCAGCTGCTGTGGGAGCATAAAAAAAGTGTGATACCACTGATTTTCTTTAATACCATTCTGGCGGTTACCGATGTCATCATGCCTTTGCTGAACCGCTATGCCCTGAATACGTATGTCGATGATCGAACAGGCGCAGATACACTAACGGTATTCATCCTTGTTTATGTCATGATGATACTGGCACAGTGTCTGCTGGTATATCTGTTTTTCCGTCTGGCCGCAAGAGTAGAGAGCGATTTCGGAAAAAATCTGAGGGAGAAATGCTTTCGTAAGCTGCAGGAGCAGACCTTTTCCTACTTTGACCGTACGGCAAACGGCTGGCTAATGGCCAGAATCACCTCGGATACGGCACGTCTAGCAGAAACGCTGGCATGGGCCTTTGTCGATGTGGTATGGGGAATCTTCGTCATGCTGGGAATCAGTGTAGTCATGCTGCTTGTTAATTGGCAGATGGCGTTATGTGTATTGGTGGTAGTTCCGCTGCTCTGGTTTGTTTCCCTGTATTTTCAGCGTCGCATTCTGTCTGCACAGCGGCAGTCAAGGAAAGCCAATTCCCGTATTACCGCTTCCTTTGCGGAAGGCATCAACGGTGCCAAGACAACGAAAACACTGGGAATCGAGCAACAGAATTATGATGAATTCGAAAAGAAAACCGATGCCATGAAGCGCTACAGCATGCGAGCCTTGCGAATCAATGCCATCTTTCAGCCAATCGTATATCTGCTGTCTGCTGTTGTCATCGCCCTGCTGCTGTATGTTGGCGGGGAACAGGTGCTTTTGAAAACCATCCAGTTCGGAACACTGGCGATGTTTATCAACTATGCCCAGCTGTTCTTTGATCCGCTGAAGCAGATTGCCCGTGTGCTGGCGGAGATACAAATGGCGCAGGCAAGTGCGGAGCGTGTGGTTGCATTGCTGGAGGAGGAAATTGAAATCACGGATTATCCGGATGTCATCGAGCGCTATGGAACCCTGTTAGAGGAACATAGCGAAGCCTATGAACCTCTTCAGGGAGATGTCGTATTTGACCATGTGAATTTCTATTATTATGAAAATGAGCCGGTTCTGCGCGATTTCTGCTTGCACGTGGCAAAAGGACAGACGGTAGCGCTGGTGGGGGAAACCGGTTCCGGAAAAAGCACCATTGTCAATCTGCTCTGTCGCTTCTATGAGCCATGCTCGGGACGTATCCTTATGGATGGCAAAAATTTAAGAGAACGCAGTGTGGGATGGCTACATTCCCATATCGGTTATGTATTGCAGACGCCGAATCTGTTCAGTGGAACCATACGGGATAATATCCGCTATGGCCGCCGTGATGCCAGTGATGAAGAGGTGGAGCAGGTAGCCCGCCTGATTCAGGCACATGATTTTATCAGCCGCATGGAAAAAGGCTATGACAGTGAAGTCGGCGAGGGTGGCGATCGTTTGTCAACCGGACAAAAGCAGCTCATTTCCTTTGCAAGAGCCATGCTATGTGATCCTGCCATCGTGATTTTGGATGAGGCGACAAGCTCCATCGATACGGAAAGTGAAAAGGCGATCCAGTATGCCATGGATCAGCTGCTGCACGGTCGTACAAGCTTTGTTGTTGCGCACCGTCTGAGTACGATTGTTTCAGCTGATATTATTGTAGTGCTGCAGCACGGTGTAATCATCGAGCAGGGAACACATGAGGAGCTGATGGCGAAGCAGGGCTATTATTATGAACTGTTCACTTCTCAGTATCGTCAGGAGCGCATACAGCGCAGTATGAAATAA
- a CDS encoding TIGR03905 family TSCPD domain-containing protein, with the protein METFVYRPKGVCSREMRFEMDGDIIRNVTIVGGCAGNLLGISRIIKDKKISEVLDAFRGVRCGAKPTSCPDQIAEALSEYARKLG; encoded by the coding sequence ATGGAAACATTTGTATATAGACCAAAGGGCGTATGCTCAAGAGAAATGCGTTTTGAAATGGACGGCGATATCATTCGCAATGTAACCATCGTTGGCGGCTGTGCCGGTAATCTATTGGGCATTTCCAGAATTATAAAAGATAAAAAGATAAGTGAAGTACTGGATGCATTTCGTGGGGTTCGCTGCGGAGCGAAGCCGACATCCTGCCCGGATCAGATTGCGGAGGCGCTGAGCGAATACGCAAGAAAGCTGGGATAA
- a CDS encoding RluA family pseudouridine synthase: MREIKIIAAAEDAGARIDKYISEQEDLSRSRVQALLAEGSILVNQNAVKANYKVKADDCITAVFNDEMEMEARPEKMELDVRYEDEDVIVINKPKNIVVHPAAGNQSGTLVNGLLYHCKDLSGINGTLRPGIVHRIDKDTTGLLIVAKNDLAHASLSKQLQSKTVNRLYYALVHGVIQHDFGTIDAPIGRDVKDRQKMAVTATNSKDARTHFQVIERFENYTLVECRLETGRTHQIRVHMQYIGHPVVGDEKYSYRKTMQTNGQLLHAHQLTFQHPRTGEVMTVEAELPKQFADILEELRQESR; the protein is encoded by the coding sequence ATGCGCGAAATAAAGATTATCGCCGCTGCAGAGGATGCAGGGGCTCGCATTGATAAATACATCAGTGAACAGGAGGATTTATCCCGCAGCCGGGTGCAGGCGCTGCTGGCTGAGGGAAGCATTCTGGTCAATCAGAATGCGGTGAAGGCAAATTATAAGGTGAAGGCAGACGATTGCATTACGGCCGTATTCAATGATGAAATGGAAATGGAAGCCCGTCCGGAAAAAATGGAGCTGGACGTGCGATATGAGGATGAAGATGTGATCGTCATCAATAAGCCAAAAAATATTGTCGTGCATCCTGCTGCAGGAAATCAAAGCGGGACACTTGTCAACGGACTGCTGTATCACTGTAAGGATCTTTCCGGAATCAATGGTACACTGCGTCCGGGAATCGTGCATCGCATTGATAAGGATACAACGGGACTGCTGATTGTCGCTAAAAATGATCTCGCCCATGCGTCATTGTCCAAACAGCTGCAAAGCAAGACAGTGAACCGTTTGTATTATGCGCTGGTACACGGTGTGATTCAGCATGATTTCGGTACCATTGACGCGCCGATAGGACGGGATGTGAAGGATCGCCAGAAGATGGCGGTAACGGCAACCAACTCAAAGGATGCGCGTACACATTTCCAGGTGATTGAGCGATTTGAAAATTATACCCTGGTGGAATGTCGTCTGGAAACCGGACGAACGCATCAGATTCGTGTTCATATGCAGTATATCGGACATCCGGTAGTGGGGGATGAGAAATACAGCTATCGCAAGACCATGCAGACAAACGGACAACTCCTGCATGCGCACCAGCTTACCTTTCAGCATCCGAGAACGGGGGAAGTGATGACAGTGGAAGCAGAGCTGCCGAAGCAGTTTGCGGACATACTGGAAGAACTGCGACAGGAATCGAGGTGA
- a CDS encoding PadR family transcriptional regulator, which yields MPKKQLETLTEPMYYTLIALLQARCGMEITEFVLKLTRGRVHLVPGTLYTMLSKFENEDMIRETESDGRKRFYLITEKGKEMLMQEYRRLKTMLQDGEVWIEKQSSEKEAAS from the coding sequence GTGCCGAAGAAACAGCTGGAAACATTGACAGAGCCAATGTACTATACGCTGATTGCGCTGCTTCAGGCACGCTGCGGGATGGAGATTACAGAGTTTGTTCTGAAGCTGACCAGGGGAAGAGTACACCTGGTACCGGGAACCCTATATACCATGCTGTCGAAGTTTGAAAATGAAGATATGATTCGGGAAACGGAATCGGATGGCAGGAAACGGTTCTATCTGATTACAGAAAAAGGAAAGGAAATGCTGATGCAGGAATACAGGCGCTTGAAAACCATGCTGCAGGATGGGGAAGTATGGATTGAAAAGCAAAGCAGTGAAAAGGAGGCGGCTTCATGA
- a CDS encoding DUF2812 domain-containing protein, translating into MKRRKKHVWLIVYPFEYPALQAYLNDMAEKGWKLVSLKGDRSCWLTFEADASQKEYYLVDYTKDYSMIIPDSETADAHKYRTFVEEFGYTFVGSNGPLMVYRCDDPNLTLREGTQEDRRIMNVSMHKTAVWLFISWALYVLLLLQSYHGLLWSMYADGSQFQNFLLMAALNITWLIHLLPYFIWLVRRRNMTSSKMLLRQSRIVYGSVVLLICMLIGSLFTVNVLYVIAFTVIFLVFGWLIYRFLKTRYPMGFKVIGSIALLWVTFAIGVNITLTSTYDSLSFQKPMEQTRLSDFVLQHVNTAGLTLDSYSESSILSEHMSFSAYSEKEDAADKNLYIDWYRIRDGFFRDWTKRRYQSEDGMEQMCRGYGEPIKTQGVTMYKGEYEVLFIRDDTYVCINDDFLLDDDGWKLIHELLNL; encoded by the coding sequence ATGAAACGAAGGAAGAAACATGTATGGCTGATTGTATATCCGTTTGAATACCCGGCTTTACAGGCATATCTGAATGACATGGCGGAGAAGGGCTGGAAGCTGGTAAGCTTAAAAGGGGACCGCTCCTGCTGGCTCACATTTGAAGCGGATGCTTCACAGAAGGAGTATTACCTTGTGGACTATACAAAGGATTACTCCATGATTATACCGGATTCAGAAACAGCGGATGCCCATAAGTATCGCACCTTTGTTGAAGAATTCGGGTATACGTTTGTCGGATCAAATGGCCCGCTCATGGTGTATCGCTGCGATGATCCTAACCTTACCTTGCGAGAGGGAACACAGGAGGATCGCCGTATCATGAATGTGAGTATGCACAAGACAGCTGTATGGCTTTTCATATCATGGGCGCTGTATGTACTGCTGTTGCTGCAAAGCTATCACGGACTTCTTTGGAGCATGTACGCCGATGGTTCCCAGTTTCAGAATTTTCTTTTGATGGCCGCATTGAATATTACATGGCTGATCCATCTTCTCCCTTACTTTATATGGCTTGTGCGCAGAAGGAATATGACCTCTTCAAAAATGCTGCTTCGGCAGTCAAGAATCGTGTATGGCAGTGTAGTGCTGCTGATCTGTATGCTGATCGGCTCTTTGTTCACAGTCAATGTTCTTTATGTGATCGCATTCACTGTGATCTTTCTGGTCTTCGGCTGGCTCATTTACCGTTTTTTGAAAACCAGATATCCAATGGGATTCAAGGTGATTGGCAGTATAGCACTGCTTTGGGTAACCTTTGCGATAGGCGTGAATATCACACTTACCAGCACCTATGATTCGCTTTCGTTTCAAAAGCCGATGGAACAGACAAGGTTATCGGATTTTGTCCTGCAGCATGTAAATACCGCAGGTCTGACTCTGGACAGCTACAGCGAATCTTCCATACTGAGCGAGCATATGTCCTTCAGTGCCTACAGCGAGAAAGAGGATGCAGCGGATAAGAATTTGTATATTGATTGGTATCGCATCCGCGATGGGTTTTTCAGGGATTGGACGAAGCGCCGTTATCAAAGTGAGGATGGAATGGAGCAGATGTGCAGGGGATATGGTGAGCCGATAAAGACACAGGGGGTCACCATGTATAAGGGAGAGTATGAGGTGTTGTTCATCCGTGATGATACCTATGTATGTATCAATGACGATTTTTTGCTGGATGATGACGGATGGAAGCTCATACATGAATTGTTGAATCTGTGA